In the genome of Xyrauchen texanus isolate HMW12.3.18 chromosome 33, RBS_HiC_50CHRs, whole genome shotgun sequence, one region contains:
- the LOC127626576 gene encoding sulfotransferase 2B1-like — MTEAELYTVYKGLYVPSRLHPQESLKYYEDFIFRPDDILIVTYPKSGTTWLQEIVPLIVSEGDFTTVLTVPNWDRTPWLEEHRAMLLNLEQRPSPRIFATHYHHQMMNESYFKVKPRVIYVMRNPKDVFTSSVHYYGMASYLVNPGTQDEFMEKFLDGRIMFGSWFDHVKGWLNAEDKEHILYICYEEMISDLKGSVEKMALFLGKSLSPEVTEKIADHCVFKNMKQNKMSNYSLVPNEFMDQKKSEFMRKGMAGDWKNHFTEAQEQQFNAVYKDKMKDVKFKFAWE; from the exons ATGACGGAGGCTGAATTGTACACTGTATATAAAGGGCTTTACGTGCCATCGCGATTACACCCCCAAGAAAGTCTAAAATACTATGAGGACTTCATCTTTCGCCCGGATGACATCTTGATTGTCACTTATCCCAAGTCTG GTACCACATGGTTGCAAGAGATAGTGCCACTCATAGTGAGTGAAGGAGATTTCACAACTGTGCTGACTGTGCCAAACTGGGACAGAACACCATGGCTGGAGGAACATCGGGCAATGTTGCTCAATCTAGAGCAAAGACCTTCTCCCCGCATCTTTGCAACTCACTATCACCACCAAATGATGAATGAGTCTTATTTCAAAGTAAAACCGAGG GTTATTTATGTCATGCGCAACCCAAAGGATGTGTTCACATCTTCTGTCCACTACTATGGAATGGCCTCATACCTGGTGAACCCGGGGACCCAAGATGAGTTCATGGAGAAATTCCTTGATGGAAGAA TTATGTTTGGTTCCTGGTTTGATCATGTGAAAGGATGGCTAAATGCTGAAGATAAagagcacatactgtacatttgttaTGAGGAGATGATATCC GATTTGAAAGGATCTGTGGAGAAAATGGCCCTGTTTCTAGGGAAATCTCTGAGCCCAGAAGTGACAGAGAAGATCGCTGACCACTGTGTCTTTAAGAACATGAAGCAAAACAAGATGTCCAATTACTCTCTTGTTCCAAATGAGTTCATGGACCAAAAGAAGTCAGAATTCATGAGGAAAG gaATGGCTGGTGACTGGAAGAATCATTTTACTGAGGCGCAAGAGCAACAATTTAATGCTGTGTACAAAGACAAAATGAAAGATGTGAAATTTAAATTTGCATGGGAATga